A region of Anguilla anguilla isolate fAngAng1 chromosome 18, fAngAng1.pri, whole genome shotgun sequence DNA encodes the following proteins:
- the LOC118218277 gene encoding phenazine biosynthesis-like domain-containing protein isoform X3: protein MEIPVFTVDAFTNQAFKGNPAAVCLLPNVLRDELYQKIAAEMNLSETAFIVKLNSSDDFTSGSRFGLRWFTPMNEVTLCGHATLASAAVLFYHKKNQNAALVFETLSGELYARLHGDSIVMDFPLHKPVAQDPSEVKDTVNATVRGLSVQDLCYSAKTKKLLIRLSDSCDRSVLTSLQPNASDLLRSDSTGRIKGVIVTVKGAPTAQPGYDFFSRYFAPWYGIAEDPVTGSAHSVLAGYWSEKLGKERMLAFQCSDRGGELKLTLRSDGRVDISGQAVIILKGTLTL from the exons ATGGAGATACCAGTATTTACTGTTGATGCTTTTACCAATCAAGCTTTCAAAGGCAATCCCGCTGCTGTTTGCTTGCTTCCAAAT GTCCTACGGGATGAGCTGTACCAGAAAATTGCAGCGGAGATGAACTTGTCAGAGactgcttttattgtgaaattgaATTCATCGGATGATTTCACTTCAg GGTCCCGTTTTGGTTTACGCTGGTTCACCCCGATGAATGAAGTAACGCTGTGCGGACATGCCACCCTTGcttcagcagcagttttgttttaCCACAAAA AAAACCAGAATGCAGCCCTCGTGTTTGAGACTTTGAGTGGAGAACTCTATGCTCGCCTTCATGGGGACTCCATAGTGATGGACTTTCCTCTTCATAAGCCTGTTGCACAG GACCCAAGTGAAGTAAAAGATACTGTTAAT GCCACGGTCAGAGGCCTGTCTGTTCAGGATCTGTGTTACAGTGCTAAGACCAAGAAGCTGCTCATAcgtttgagtgacagctgtgACAG GTCAGTGCTGACATCCTTGCAGCCGAACGCCTCTGACCTGCTACGCAGCGACAGCACTGGGAGGATAAAGGGAGTCATCGTCACAGTCAAGGGGGCCCCCACGGCGCAGCCCGGCTACGACTTCTTCTCTCGGTACTTTGCACCCTGGTATGGCATTGCAGAAGATCCCGTGACTG GCTCTGCGCACTCTGTACTTGCTGGCTATTGGTCAGAAAAACTGGggaaagaaagaatgctgg CCTTCCAGTGCTCAGACCGGGGTGGGGAGCTGAAGCTGACTCTGAGGAGTGACGGCAGAGTGGACATCTCCGGCCAGGCGGTCATAATTTTGAAGGGAACACTCACACTGTAG